The sequence below is a genomic window from Roseofilum casamattae BLCC-M143.
ATCGCCTCCAGGATTTCCAGAGGTAAAGGCAATAAAAACAGCGCCGTCGCCGGGACGAATTATGGTATCTTCCGGACGAGCGGTACAAGTTGCTCCAGCGGCATTGGCGGCATAGTGAGCGTCAATTAAAATTGCGCCTTGAACTTCTTCAGCGGTGCTCCCTTGATAGAGATCGCCCAGAGTAGAATATTGTTTTTTAAAAACTGCGATCGCGCCATCATTTTTCACTTTCACAAACCCGCCTTCGCTGCGTTTCGGGTTCGGCAACGTTATCATATTGCCATGACACGTACTGGGTAAATCTGGGTTAACTTTAGTACTCGCTTGCAGGGCAATCCAGGAACCCGTGCCATCGCGATTAAACTTAGCAGCAAAAAGCATTCCGTCTGTCAGTAAGCGCGAGTTCGCTTTATCTTTCGGGTCGCGAACAATGCCTTTACTGACAAACTTGTAGACGTGACCGCCACGGCGATCGCATCCCGAATATACGACTAATGGTTTGCCCGCTTCGGCGCGAATACCAACGGCTTCATGGCGGAAGCGACCCAACCAAGTATGCTTGGTTCCATAGTCATCTTTATTCGCCGGATCGACTTCTACCATCCAACCGTATTTATTTCCGGCCAAACCAAAGGGGTTTCCTTGACCTTTAAAGCTAGAGCGCTGCACCGGTTTTTTCTTGGGATGCAAAGAAGTTCCATCCGCATTTACTCCTTCGGGGACAAAATCCTGGAAATTTTCTTCCGCGCTAAATACCGTACCCCAAGGACTGGTTCCCCCGGCACAGTTATTAAATGTACCGATAATTTTATCGCCCAAATTATCGATGTAACCGATACCTTTAGTTTTGCGGAAAATAGAAACCGCCGGACCGGTAGATTTGAGATAGCGACCGTCTTCGAGTCCGGAAATCCCGGTAATGCGTCGGTCTTGGGGAGAGTAGGTGCGCGTCCAACGCCCATTGGCTTCGCGACGAATCGAAATCACGCCAATTCCTTCGTCAGTCAGCACCTCTTTCATGAAGTTAGAAATAGCCGCTTTTCGAGGGTCGCTGTTGGGTAAACCAAATACATTAATCCCTTCATCGCCCGCTTTTTCTAGCATGGGAATTACGCCGGAAGGCAAGGGTTTTCCGAGAGCGAGTTCGTAAGTTTTTTCCCAAGTGGGAACGCTCACATATTCAAAGTTAACCGTTAAAAATCCACTATCGGGGCCGGTG
It includes:
- a CDS encoding PhoX family protein, whose protein sequence is MTLKRRQFLLFLGASATTVAYGSLGQNSGPAALTSGSATASSIKTKGLSFSPVNYPCPLSYQGLSPDRQKSLYSSYEVIDDIVLPEGYTYDVIASWGDKVGDSRFGYNNDYLSFIPTGPDSGFLTVNFEYVSVPTWEKTYELALGKPLPSGVIPMLEKAGDEGINVFGLPNSDPRKAAISNFMKEVLTDEGIGVISIRREANGRWTRTYSPQDRRITGISGLEDGRYLKSTGPAVSIFRKTKGIGYIDNLGDKIIGTFNNCAGGTSPWGTVFSAEENFQDFVPEGVNADGTSLHPKKKPVQRSSFKGQGNPFGLAGNKYGWMVEVDPANKDDYGTKHTWLGRFRHEAVGIRAEAGKPLVVYSGCDRRGGHVYKFVSKGIVRDPKDKANSRLLTDGMLFAAKFNRDGTGSWIALQASTKVNPDLPSTCHGNMITLPNPKRSEGGFVKVKNDGAIAVFKKQYSTLGDLYQGSTAEEVQGAILIDAHYAANAAGATCTARPEDTIIRPGDGAVFIAFTSGNPGGDGGASKAVFSSPKGEAHEHGWIMRVEEAGNNPAAMTFSWTTLAVGGEATEGGMGFSNPDNLEFDRKGDLWMVTDMSTSKHNNAVPPGRVDEQQNFISQSSLRGIFGNNSLWYIPLSGDNMGEAYPFALSPMETEATGPFFSADGKTLFLAIQHPGERHGMRENMASETRKFSLMTTEGEEFIQTREVPLGSNWPGKGPNDPPKPSVVGVRRLNNQPLV